One stretch of Oncorhynchus gorbuscha isolate QuinsamMale2020 ecotype Even-year linkage group LG21, OgorEven_v1.0, whole genome shotgun sequence DNA includes these proteins:
- the LOC124008502 gene encoding FERM and PDZ domain-containing protein 4-like codes for MDVFGFAKMAKLSGHKTKSSGWPHPSGSWGSLPGPPYGWDMGSYRDGRDYFSNHVSQSSSLEEVHRLDGVQLVPPDPRLVEMRRDPVLGFGFVAGSEKPVVVRSVTPGGPSEGKLIPGDEIIMINDEAVSSVPRERVIDLVRNCKESIMLTVVQPYPSPKSAFISAAKKAKLKSNPVKVRFAEEVIINGQVPNTVKDNSLLFMQNVLKVYLENGQTKSFRFDCSTSIKDVIMTLQEKLSIKCIEHFSLMLEQRTEGSGNRLLLLHEQEMLTQVTQRPGSDKMKCFFRISFVPKDPVDLLRRDAVAFEYLYVQSCNDVVLERFGSELKYDAALRLAALQMYVLTMTTRQTQKVSLKYIQKEWGLALFIPPAVMTSMKEKNIKKALTHILKTNQNLVPPGKKLTALQAKVHYLKYLSDLRLYGGRVFKSILLQGEKQTEVTLLVGPRYGISHVINTKTNLMALLADFSHVNRIEILTEDDINVRVELHVMDVRPITLIMESSDAMNLACLTAGYYRLLVDSRRSIFNMAHCNSIAEEMDQDNLLEWPYSTSLGNCEDPNAAGQDERYSSDMDFSNNGGRENNISPHVPEPQNHTLTLQQNERPLEGRRSPQPPPLPPARNKPKDSPRSAKVSFIFGDPPLNTVNPQNLGYECLMDESPEVPENRPIAYLHNNVNNTGDFRTQVTVPYQFADGSSHVVYSNIGEELVEEPLLRDLCYADTTDDAEDEDDASCEEDSTGGGGGEDDGRGGEGGTTAASKATFLTLSGSSDDIIDLTSLPPPEGGDDDDDDTDGVLHSLNLAIAAPPPGFRDSSDEESPEGRPLATADNDDMPVSLIDAVPTGSRVEVCGGERRLEDAMVTTLQALEALTVSEERPRPPRPQRPQPNSNPGVHMSRAFSPESSSDSGNETNSSEMTETMEQAAAHKLIHENHRRLLIATSEGYQPLMEEKTDFPVSPRVATQKKAHSPSHYRDIGPPSSATLPKQTLHPDGIELDPETTDSLTNLSSGFSKRPNSVVVGGKQLKKLADTNGKFNTFSTRDGHMGSQLDVERTSFCERLQRRQPLPLPENSISIMAENLAVNSLPRSHRRLPCPPPPHPEQTEPVEELGEAAGGDTGAMGGQEEGYLGGVAGPFPSSPTKKPRDPPGGQGDAPGEQLQQVRQGVARLCEYHLAKRISSLQSEAHNSLQGSQCSSLDAGCSTGSSACGTPTDSPLCAPDGNHHPLSESSTSLRVFTYEDKAPHCTPGQIPGGRDLHPQADPTLLRKMLPNIHPPGSDTSREGSIRSAKMKETTGSTARRSNLQNDLHAKTACVRGANSKEGNESYRQLINYLTVSQMHQGGRLHSAGLGGGVRKDTRRYITSNPQLIEMVRSKGNTIHRYPCMPSSSFLSPSLVNPNAATSRGDKGSRLYHSATLPAKLKSYPDLHAQRPADSVEVRPSGTERRSSFSGLESELERGAIDPEVERFLSVRDSIHGGGGGMVHRSPSRARSVMFQRGASICGPEDWLRSDCRTKHAVRQALNDSLCFSTAPSVARTEQLGTSLGVEAGDHPSAFTKQARACATAPPPPPPPPPPPLPANMSTINSTVPKQESTVTYRQNHIQSVTASLHHECEPNMNSLQRGRDSSVNSLHLGREPSTNSLHLGREPSTNSLHLGREPSTNSLHLGREPSTNSLQRGRELRRSTSNVTAGCGSVEVLFDKGRTKCQQQQRPVDPKLQRRPTRKRLSKSYSQGSVASTCWSAGGRDSRRASVMFPLQKDTKHMKGSQKLDSGSPWRCHGTFSYCFFKRKSQAEEDEVERDEKGERSRRSRGGEMEEAASTYGPAMDAAGDQLYSEVLTNMSFSDRLSRINTLKDRMYVFPVGFSDVHRDASELIALVRSSVGRGDRSGQVPQITADLSQYKQLLSIESKELGRACHRMAQAHGSPEEMLLAITCSFQVLCCLSEACMCLVRGLGASAAQQQREVVAKVDELVMNYICLLRAAEAASIGAPSDHSVNALVRHSSTMSAIANTLTRSLKTLLSK; via the exons CCACAAGACCAAATCATCGGGCTGGCCTCACCCCTCTGGATCCTGGGGCTCCCTGCCGGGACCCCCCTATGGCTGGGACATGGGCTCTTACAGGGACGGCCGAGACTACTTCAGCAA CCACGTTTCCCAGAGCAGCTCCCTGGAGGAGGTGCACCGTCTGGATGGGGTGCAGCTGGTGCCCCCTGACCCTCGGCTGGTGGAGATGAGACGGGACCCTGTCCTGGGGTTTGGCTTCGTGGCCGGAAGTGAGAAACCGGTGGTGGTACGCTCTGTTACGCCTG gagGTCCCTCGGAGGGAAAGCTGATCCCAGGAGATGAGATCATCATGATCAACGACGAGGCAGTCAGCTCAGTGCCCAGGGAACGAGTCATCGACCTCGTCAg AAACTGTAAGGAGTCCATTATGTTGACTGTTGTCCAGCCGTACCCT TCGCCCAAATCAGCGTTCATCAGTGCAGCCAAAAAAGCCAAGCTCAAGTCCAATCCGGTCAAAGTGCGCTTTGCAGAAGAGGTCATCATTAACGGTCAGGTTCCG AACACAGTGAAGGAcaactctctcctcttcatgcagAACGTTCTGAAGGTGTACCTGGAGAACGGGCAGACCAAGTCCTTCCGGTTCGACTGCAGCACATCCATCAAG GATGTTATCATGACCTTACAAGAGAAGCTGTCCATCAAGTGCATTGAGCACTTCTCCCTGATGCTGGAACAGCGGACGGAGGGATCGGGCAACAGGCTGCTACTGCTGCATGAACAGGAGATGCTAACTCAG GTGACACAGAGGCCGGGGTCTGATAAGATGAAATGTTTCTTCAGAATCAGCTTTGTCCCCAAGGACCCGGTGGATCTGCTCAGGCGGGATGCCGTGGCATTTGAATACCTCTACGTTCAG AGCTGTAACGATGTGGTTCTTGAGCGCTTCGGCTCGGAGCTGAAGTATGACGCCGCGCTCCGATTGGCCGCTCTGCAAATGTACGTCCTCACTATGACGACCAGGCAGACGCAGAAGGTCTCGCTCAAATACATCCA GAAGGAGTGGGGTCTGGCCCTTTTCATCCCACCAGCGGTGATGACCAGCATGAAGGAGAAGAACATCAAGAAAGCACTGACGCACATCCTCAAAACCAATCAGAACCTAGTGCCTCCGGGAAAAAAG TTGACTGCGTTGCAGGCAAAGGTGCACTACTTGAAGTATCTCAGTGACCTGAGGTTGTATGGAGGGAGAGTGTTCAAATCCATACTTTTG CAAGGGGAGAAGCAGACAGAGGTGACCTTGCTAGTGGGGCCCAGGTACGGCATCAGTCACGTGATCAACACCAAGACCAACCTGATGGCCCTGCTGGCAGACTTCAGCCACGTGAACCGCATCGAGATCCTCACAGAGGATGATATCAACGTCCGCGTGGAGCTACACGTCATGGATGTCAGG CCCATCACATTGATAATGGAGTCCAGTGATGCAATGAACCTGGCGTGTCTGACAGCAGGGTACTATCGACTCCTAGTGGACTCTAGGAGATCTATCTTCAACATGGCCCACTGCAACAGCATTGCTGAAGAAATGG ATCAGGACAATCTTCTAGAGTGGCCGTACAGCACTTCGTTAGGCAACTGTGAGGACCCCAATGCTGCCGGCCAGGACGAGCGTTACAGCAGTGACATGGACTTCTCTaacaatggagggagagagaacaacatcTCTCCCCACGTCCCCGAGCCCCAAAACCATACCCTAACCCTGCAGCAGAATGAGAGGCCATTGGAGGGGCGGAGGAGTCCCCAGCCCCCACCTCTCCCCCCCGCCAGAAACAAACCCAAAGACTCCCCCCGGAGCGCCAAGGTCTCCTTCATCTTCGGAGACCCCCCTTTGAACACTGTGAACCCCCAGAACTTAGGCTACGAGTGCCTGATGGATGAGAGTCCCGAGGTGCCCGAGAACAGGCCCATAGCCTACTTGCACAACAACGTCAACAACACGGGGGACTTCAGGACCCAGGTGACCGTGCCCTATCAGTTCGCCGACGGCAGTTCGCATGTGGTCTACAGCAACATCGGTGAGGAGCTGGTGGAGGAACCGCTGCTCAGGGACCTTTGTTATGCAGACACCACGGACGACGCCGAGGATGAGGATGACGCCAGCTGTGAGGAAGACTCTAccggggggggagggggggaggatgaCGGCAGAGGTGGAGAGGGCGGCACGACGGCGGCAAGCAAAGCCACGTTCCTCACCCTCTCAGGCTCCAGCGATGACATCATCGACCTGACCTCACTTCCTCCCCCCGAGGGGGgcgatgacgacgatgatgatacTGACGGTGTCCTCCATTCCCTAAATCTCGCCATTGCCGCCCCTCCCCCGGGGTTCAGAGACAGTTCTGATGAGGAGAGTCCCGAGGGTCGCCCTTTGGCCACTGCCGACAACGATGACATGCCCGTGTCGCTGATCGACGCTGTCCCCACGGGGTCACGTGTCGAGGTGTGCGGCGGGGAAAGGAGGCTGGAGGATGCCATGGTGACAACCCTGCAGGCACTGGAAGCCCTGACTGTGTCCGAGGAGAGGCCACGCCCACCACGCCCACAGCGACCACAGCCCAACAGTAACCCAG GTGTGCATATGTCTCGGGCTTTCAGTCCTGAGTCTTCCTCTGACTCAGGCAACGAGACCAACTCCTCAGAGATGACCGAGACCATGGAGCAGGCCGCCGCCCACAAACTCATCCACGAGAACCACAGGCGCCTCCTTATCGCCACCTCCGAGGGCTACCAGCCTCTGATGGAGGAAAAGACAGACTTCCCTGTCTCGCCCAGAGTGGCCACCCAAAAGAAAGCCCACAGCCCCTCCCACTATCGAGACATCGGGCCGCCGTCGTCCGCCACGCTCCCTAAACAGACCCTCCATCCAGATGGCATAGAGCTGGATCCAGAAACCACTGATTCTCTGACTAACCTCTCCTCCGGCTTCAGCAAGCGACCCAACTCCGTAGTTGTTGGAGGGAAACAGCTAAAAAAGTTGGCCGACACCAACGGGAAGTTCAACACGTTCAGTACCAGAGACGGCCACATGGGGAGCCAGCTGGATGTGGAGCGTACCTCGTTCTGCGAGAGGTTGCAGAGAAGGCAGCCTCTTCCTCTACCAGAGAATTCAATCTCCATCATGGCGGAGAACCTGGCGGTGAACAGCCTGCCGAGGAGTCACCGCAGGCTGCCgtgcccccctcccccacaccctgAACAGACAGAGCCTGTGGAGGAACTTGGGGAGGCTGCAGGGGGGGACACTGGGGCGATGGGCGGCCAGGAGGAAGGGTACCTGGGGGGAGTGGCAggtcctttcccctcctccccaacCAAGAAGCCCCGGGACCCCCCCGGTGGGCAGGGAGATGCCCCAGGGGAGCAGCTGCAGCAAGTGAGGCAAGGAGTTGCCCGGCTGTGTGAGTACCACCTAGCCAAACGGATCTCATCCCTCCAGAGCGAGGCCCACAACTCCCTGCAGGGCTCCCAGTGCTCATCACTGGACGCAGGCTGCAGCACGGGGAGCAGCGCCTGTGGCACCCCAACGGATTCACCCCTCTGTGCCCCTGACGGCAACCACCATCCGCTCTCCGAATCTTCCACGTCCCTCAGGGTTTTCACCTACGAGGACAAGGCTCCCCATTGCACCCCGGGCCAGATCCCTGGGGGCAGGGACCTCCACCCCCAAGCAGACCCCACACTCCTGCGGAAGATGCTGCCCAACATACACCCTCCTGGGTCAGACACCAGCAGAGAGGGTTCCATCCGGTCGGCCAAGATGAAAGAAACCACAGGTAGTACAGCTAGAAGGAGTAACCTTCAAAATGATCTGCATGCCAAGACAGCCTGTGTAAGGGGTGCTAACTCCAAGGAGGGGAATGAGTCCTATAGGCAGCTCATTAACTACCTGACAGTGAGCCAGATGCACCAGGGAGGCAGGTTGCACAGTGCAGGCCTGGGAGGGGGAGTCAGGAAGGACACTAGGAGATATATTACCAGTAATCCCCAACTGATAGAGATGGTTAGGAGTAAAGGGAACACCATTCACCGCTATCCCTGCATGCCCTCCTCGTCCTTCCTCAGCCCGAGTCTAGTGAACCCCAATGCAGCCACCTCACGGGGTGACAAAGGCTCCCGACTGTATCACTCCGCCACGCTGCCCGCTAAGTTGAAGAGCTATCCTGACTTGCATGCTCAGAGACCCGCTGACAGTGTTGAAGTAAGGCCCAGTGGCACAGAGAGGAGGAGCTCCTTTTCGGGCCTTGAGAGTGAGTTAGAGAGGGGCGCCATCGACCCTGAGGTCGAGCGGTTCCTGTCCGTGAGGGACAGCATCCATGGAGGGGGTGGGGGCATGGTCCACAGATCCCCCTCCAGGGCGCGGAGTGTGATGTTCCAAAGGGGTGCCAGCATCTGTGGCCCAGAGGACTGGCTCAGGTCTGACTGCAGGACAAAGCATGCCGTCCGACAGGCTCTTAAcgattctctctgtttctctactgCCCCTAGTGTAGCTCGCACAGAGCAGCTGGGGACGTCACTGGGAGTGGAAGCAGGAGATCACCCATCAGCTTTCACTAAGCAGGCCCGAGCCTGTGCCacggctcctcctcctcctccaccacctcctccacctcccctaccAGCCAACATGAGCACCATCAACTCCACTGTGCCAAAGCAGGAGTCCACCGTCACATACAGACAAAACCACATCCAGTCAGTCACAGCTAGCCTCCACCACGAGTGCGAGCCCAATATGAACAGCCTCCAGCGGGGCAGGGATTCCAGTGTGAACAGCCTCCACCTGGGCAGGGAGCCCAGCACCAACAGCCTCCACCTGGGCAGGGAGCCCAGCACCAACAGCCTCCACCTGGGCAGGGAGCCCAGCACCAACAGCCTCCACCTGGGCAGGGAGCCCAGCACCAACAGCCTGCAGCGGGGCAGAGAGCTCAGGCGGAGCACCAGTAATGTAACTGCGGGCTGCGGGAGTGTGGAGGTGCTCTTCGACAAAGGCAGAACTAAGTGCCAGCAGCAGCAAAGACCAGTTGACCCCAAACTACAGAGGAGACCGACGAGGAAGAGGCTGTCGAAGAGCTACTCGCAGGGCTCGGTAGCGTCCACCTGCTGGTCGGCTGGGGGCAGAGACAGCCGGAGGGCCTCAGTGATGTTCCCCCTGCAGAAGGACACCAAGCACATGAAGGGCTCGCAGAAGCTGGACTCGGGCAGCCCCTGGAGGTGCCATGGTACTTTCAGCTACTGCTTCTTCAAGAGGAAGAGCCAGGCGGAGGaggatgaggtagagagagacgagAAGGGCGAGAGGTCCAGGCGCAGCCGTGGCGGGGAAATGGAAGAAGCAGCGTCTACCTACGGCCCGGCCATGGACGCAGCAGGCGACCAGCTCTACAGCGAGGTCCTGACCAACATGAGCTTCAGCGACCGGCTGTCGCGCATCAACACACTCAAAGACCGCATGTACGTCTTCCCCGTTGGCTTCTCGGATGTACACCGCGACGCCAGCGAGCTCATCGCTCTAGTGCGCTCAAGCGTAGGCAGGGGGGACCGCAGCGGCCAGGTGCCACAGATCACAGCAGACCTGTCCCAATACAAGCAGCTGCTATCCATCGAGTCTAAAGAGCTGGGGCGGGCATGTCACAGGATGGCCCAGGCCCACGGCAGCCCAGAGGAGATGCTGCTGGCCATCACCTGCAGTTTCCAGGTGCTGTGCTGCCTGTCTGAGGCCTGCATGTGCCTGGTGAGGGGCCTGGGGGCATCAGCCGCCCAACAGCAGAGGGAGGTGGTGGCCAAGGTGGACGAGTTGGTCATGAACTACATCTGCCTGCTGCGCGCAGCTGAGGCGGCGTCCATCGGAGCGCCCAGCGACCACAGCGTCAATGCCCTGGTCCGCCACTCCAGCACCATGTCAGCCATTGCCAACACACTCACCCGCTCTCTCAAAACGCTGCTTAGCAAGTAG